The following coding sequences lie in one Alosa alosa isolate M-15738 ecotype Scorff River chromosome 21, AALO_Geno_1.1, whole genome shotgun sequence genomic window:
- the acsl4a gene encoding long-chain-fatty-acid--CoA ligase 4 isoform X3, with protein sequence MMYHLSVFKLARLGVIRQQIQQNCLFRASTSTCCRSCPSQERAQALLGTLVATLLFVLVSLHNTAHQTHSRMGMKMDLQTVLLLPVHLLVGLYSLLTFLPWYFMTGAKERQALAMRNKAKSTSGQPEGPYRSIDRFNGLAQMDFPGKDTLDKLFNYAVERFGPNHCLGTREVLSEENETQPNGKVFKKLILGNYKWITYQEMDDIVSHFGSGLAALGQQPKSTIAIFCETRAEWMITAQSCFRRNFPLVTFYATLGEEAVAFGLNECGVTHLVTSVDLLETKLKNVLPQIHNLEHVIYVDNKKINTTGYPEGLQLHSMEAVQKLGAKPENLSQEIVKPTPSDLAVIMYTSGSTGRPKGVMIVHSNLIAGMTGQCERIPGLGPKDTYIAYLPLAHVLEMTAEISCVTYGCRIGYSSPQTLSDQSSKIKRGSKGDCSVLKPSLMASVPEIMDRINKNVMSKVQEMNCVQRTLFKLAYNYKLDQIKKGYDAPLCNVLFKKVRSLLGGNVRMMLSGGAPLSSATQRFMNICFCCPVGQGYGLTETCGAGTITEVADYSTGRVGAPLICCEIQLRDWVEGGYTRKDKPHPRGEILIGGPNVTLGYYRKDGSINDDFFVDENGQRWFCTGDVGEIHSDGCLQIVDRKKDLVKLQAGEYVSLGKVESSLKNCSLIDNICAYANSDQNFVISFVVPNQKKLTTLADQKGIKGTWEDICRHPLMEMEVLREIKEVATSSKLQRFEIPMKVRLSPEPWTPETGLVTDAFKLKRKELKNHYLIDIERMYGRK encoded by the exons ATGATG TATCACCTATCTGTCTTCAAACTGGCAAGACTTGGCGTAATCAGACAGCAGATTCAACAGAACTGTTTG ttCAGGGCATCCACGTCCACTTGCTGTCGTTCCTGTCCCTCCCAGGAGAGAGCCCAAGCTCTCCTTGGCACCTTGGTGGCCACACTCCTCTTCGTCCTCGTCTCTCTCCACAACACTGCCCACCAGACGCACTCCAGGATGGGCATGAAGATGGACCTCCAGACAGTGCTGCTCCTGCCCGTGCACTTGCTGGTGGGGCTCTACTCCCTGCTCACCTTCCTGCCCTGGTACTTTATGACCGGGGCCAAGGAGCGGCAGGCTCTGGCTATGCGCAACAAGGCCAAGTCCACCTCGGGACAGCCGGAGGGGCCTTACCGCTCAATTGACCGCTTCAACGGCCTCGCCCAGATGGACTTTCCCGGGAAAGACACGCTGGACAAGCTGTTCAACTATGCAGTGGAGCGCTTTGGCCCAAATCATTGCCTGGGCACTCGGGAAGTGCTCAGTGAGGAGAATGAGACCCAGCCGAATGGCAAGGTTTTTAAAAAG CTCATTCTGGGAAATTACAAATGGATCACCTACCAGGAAATGGACGACATCGTGAGTCACTTTGGCAGTGGCCTGGCAGCCCTGGGCCAGCAGCCCAAGAGCACCATCGCCATCTTCTGTGAGACTCGGGCGGAATGGATGATCACGGCCCAGTCATGCTTCAGGCGCAATTTCCCCC TGGTGACGTTCTATGCCACGCTGGGAGAGGAAGCGGTGGCCTTTGGCCTGAATGAGTGTGGGGTGACTCACCTGGTGACTAGCGTAGACCTGTTGGAGACTAAACTAAAG AACGTGCTTCCTCAGATCCATAACCTCGAGCACGTCATCTATGTGGATAACAAGAAGATCAATACCACAGGCTATCCTGAGGGCCTGCAGTTGCACAGCATGGAGGCTGTGCAAAAGCTGGGAGCCAAGCCTGAAAACT TGAGCCAGGAGATCGTAAAACCCACCCCCTCGGACCTGGCTGTCATTATGTACACCAGCGGCTCCACGGGCCGACCCAAGGGAGTCATGATCGTCCACAGCAACCTCATCGCAGGCATGACTGGGCAGTGTGAGAGGATCCCCGGCCTAGG CCCCAAGGACACGTACATTGCCTACCTCCCCCTGGCTCACGTGCTGGAGATGACCGCAGAGATTTCGTGTGTGACTTACGGATGCAGGATTGGCTACTCCTCCCCCCAGACCCTGTCGGACCAG TCATCAAAGATCAAGAGAGGTAGTAAAGGAGACTGCTCAGTGCTAAAGCCCTCCCTCATGGCGTCTGTTCCG GAAATCATGGACCGCATCAATAAAAATGTGATGAGCAAAGTCCAAGAGATGAACTGCGTGCAGAGAACTCTCTTCAAGCTGGCCTACAACTACAAACTGGATCAAATCAAGAAGGGATACGATGCTCCTCTATGTAACGT GCTGTTCAAGAAAGTGCGGTCCCTGCTGGGAGGGAACGTGCGTATGATGCTGTCAGGGGGCGCACCTCTGTCCTCGGCCACCCAACGCTTCATGAACATCTGCTTCTGCTGTCCCGTGGGTCAGGGCTACGGCCTCACAGAAACCTGCGGAGCCGGAACCATCACAGAGG TGGCGGACTACAGCACAGGCCGCGTGGGAGCTCCTCTAATCTGCTGTGAGATCCAGTTGAGGGACTGGGTAGAAG GTGGTTACACAAGGAAAGACAAACCCCACCCACGCGGAGAGATCCTGATTGGGGGTCCAAACGTCACCTTGGGCTACTACAGGAAAGATGGCAGCATCAACGACGACTTCTTTGTGGATGAAAATGGCCAGCGGTGGTTTTGCACTGGAGATGTTGGAGAGATTCACTCTGATGGCTGCTTACAGATTGTGG ACCGAAAGAAGGACCTTGTCAAACTGCAAGCTGGAGAGTATGTCTCACTGGGCAAAGTGGAGTCTTCCCTGAAGAACTGTTCTCTCATTGACAACATCTGTGCATATGCCAACAG TGATCAGAACTTCGTGATCAGCTTTGTGGTGCCCAACCAGAAGAAACTGACCACCTTGGCCGATCAAAAGGGCATTAAAGGGACATGGGAGGACATCTGCCGTCACCCTTTGATGGAGATGGAAGTTTTAAGAGAAATTAAAGAAGTCGCCACCTCAT CGAAACTCCAGCGCTTTGAAATCCCGATGAAGGTCCGGTTAAGTCCAGAGCCCTGGACGCCTGAGACGGGCCTGGTCACCGACGCCTTCAAGCTAAAGAGGAAGGAGCTGAAGAACCACTATCTTATCGACATCGAGAGAATGTATGGGCGGAAATAA
- the acsl4a gene encoding long-chain-fatty-acid--CoA ligase 4 isoform X6: protein MGMKMDLQTVLLLPVHLLVGLYSLLTFLPWYFMTGAKERQALAMRNKAKSTSGQPEGPYRSIDRFNGLAQMDFPGKDTLDKLFNYAVERFGPNHCLGTREVLSEENETQPNGKVFKKLILGNYKWITYQEMDDIVSHFGSGLAALGQQPKSTIAIFCETRAEWMITAQSCFRRNFPLVTFYATLGEEAVAFGLNECGVTHLVTSVDLLETKLKNVLPQIHNLEHVIYVDNKKINTTGYPEGLQLHSMEAVQKLGAKPENLSQEIVKPTPSDLAVIMYTSGSTGRPKGVMIVHSNLIAGMTGQCERIPGLGPKDTYIAYLPLAHVLEMTAEISCVTYGCRIGYSSPQTLSDQSSKIKRGSKGDCSVLKPSLMASVPEIMDRINKNVMSKVQEMNCVQRTLFKLAYNYKLDQIKKGYDAPLCNVLFKKVRSLLGGNVRMMLSGGAPLSSATQRFMNICFCCPVGQGYGLTETCGAGTITEVADYSTGRVGAPLICCEIQLRDWVEGGYTRKDKPHPRGEILIGGPNVTLGYYRKDGSINDDFFVDENGQRWFCTGDVGEIHSDGCLQIVDRKKDLVKLQAGEYVSLGKVESSLKNCSLIDNICAYANSDQNFVISFVVPNQKKLTTLADQKGIKGTWEDICRHPLMEMEVLREIKEVATSSKLQRFEIPMKVRLSPEPWTPETGLVTDAFKLKRKELKNHYLIDIERMYGRK, encoded by the exons ATGGGCATGAAGATGGACCTCCAGACAGTGCTGCTCCTGCCCGTGCACTTGCTGGTGGGGCTCTACTCCCTGCTCACCTTCCTGCCCTGGTACTTTATGACCGGGGCCAAGGAGCGGCAGGCTCTGGCTATGCGCAACAAGGCCAAGTCCACCTCGGGACAGCCGGAGGGGCCTTACCGCTCAATTGACCGCTTCAACGGCCTCGCCCAGATGGACTTTCCCGGGAAAGACACGCTGGACAAGCTGTTCAACTATGCAGTGGAGCGCTTTGGCCCAAATCATTGCCTGGGCACTCGGGAAGTGCTCAGTGAGGAGAATGAGACCCAGCCGAATGGCAAGGTTTTTAAAAAG CTCATTCTGGGAAATTACAAATGGATCACCTACCAGGAAATGGACGACATCGTGAGTCACTTTGGCAGTGGCCTGGCAGCCCTGGGCCAGCAGCCCAAGAGCACCATCGCCATCTTCTGTGAGACTCGGGCGGAATGGATGATCACGGCCCAGTCATGCTTCAGGCGCAATTTCCCCC TGGTGACGTTCTATGCCACGCTGGGAGAGGAAGCGGTGGCCTTTGGCCTGAATGAGTGTGGGGTGACTCACCTGGTGACTAGCGTAGACCTGTTGGAGACTAAACTAAAG AACGTGCTTCCTCAGATCCATAACCTCGAGCACGTCATCTATGTGGATAACAAGAAGATCAATACCACAGGCTATCCTGAGGGCCTGCAGTTGCACAGCATGGAGGCTGTGCAAAAGCTGGGAGCCAAGCCTGAAAACT TGAGCCAGGAGATCGTAAAACCCACCCCCTCGGACCTGGCTGTCATTATGTACACCAGCGGCTCCACGGGCCGACCCAAGGGAGTCATGATCGTCCACAGCAACCTCATCGCAGGCATGACTGGGCAGTGTGAGAGGATCCCCGGCCTAGG CCCCAAGGACACGTACATTGCCTACCTCCCCCTGGCTCACGTGCTGGAGATGACCGCAGAGATTTCGTGTGTGACTTACGGATGCAGGATTGGCTACTCCTCCCCCCAGACCCTGTCGGACCAG TCATCAAAGATCAAGAGAGGTAGTAAAGGAGACTGCTCAGTGCTAAAGCCCTCCCTCATGGCGTCTGTTCCG GAAATCATGGACCGCATCAATAAAAATGTGATGAGCAAAGTCCAAGAGATGAACTGCGTGCAGAGAACTCTCTTCAAGCTGGCCTACAACTACAAACTGGATCAAATCAAGAAGGGATACGATGCTCCTCTATGTAACGT GCTGTTCAAGAAAGTGCGGTCCCTGCTGGGAGGGAACGTGCGTATGATGCTGTCAGGGGGCGCACCTCTGTCCTCGGCCACCCAACGCTTCATGAACATCTGCTTCTGCTGTCCCGTGGGTCAGGGCTACGGCCTCACAGAAACCTGCGGAGCCGGAACCATCACAGAGG TGGCGGACTACAGCACAGGCCGCGTGGGAGCTCCTCTAATCTGCTGTGAGATCCAGTTGAGGGACTGGGTAGAAG GTGGTTACACAAGGAAAGACAAACCCCACCCACGCGGAGAGATCCTGATTGGGGGTCCAAACGTCACCTTGGGCTACTACAGGAAAGATGGCAGCATCAACGACGACTTCTTTGTGGATGAAAATGGCCAGCGGTGGTTTTGCACTGGAGATGTTGGAGAGATTCACTCTGATGGCTGCTTACAGATTGTGG ACCGAAAGAAGGACCTTGTCAAACTGCAAGCTGGAGAGTATGTCTCACTGGGCAAAGTGGAGTCTTCCCTGAAGAACTGTTCTCTCATTGACAACATCTGTGCATATGCCAACAG TGATCAGAACTTCGTGATCAGCTTTGTGGTGCCCAACCAGAAGAAACTGACCACCTTGGCCGATCAAAAGGGCATTAAAGGGACATGGGAGGACATCTGCCGTCACCCTTTGATGGAGATGGAAGTTTTAAGAGAAATTAAAGAAGTCGCCACCTCAT CGAAACTCCAGCGCTTTGAAATCCCGATGAAGGTCCGGTTAAGTCCAGAGCCCTGGACGCCTGAGACGGGCCTGGTCACCGACGCCTTCAAGCTAAAGAGGAAGGAGCTGAAGAACCACTATCTTATCGACATCGAGAGAATGTATGGGCGGAAATAA